A stretch of DNA from Mycolicibacterium celeriflavum:
GGACCGACATCGCTGTTCTACCAACACAATCCGATGGACGTCGAAGGATGGCGCGGCGACAACTTCCCGTTCACCTTCAACATCGACGACTACAACGTCATCGCCAGCGAGAGCGTGCACCTGCCGCCCACCGTGCACCTGTTCATGCAGGCGACCGGTGTGGCGGTGATGAACTTTTTGCCCCGGCCCGCCGAAACCATGCCCGGCACCGAGCGTCCGCCGTGGTATCACCGCAACGTCGACTACGACGAGGTCTCGTTCTTCCACGGCGGCGATCTGTTCGGCATCCCCATGCCACCGGGACTGGTCAGCCACGCCCCACAGGGCGTGCACCACGGTGCGCCCGAGAAGGCCCGCGAGCGGGCGCGGCGCAAGTTCGACGAGCAGGACCGCGTCGGTTGGTACGTCATCTCGATCGACACCACCCGGCGACTGACGCCGTCGGCGGAGGTCTTGGCAAACGACCTGGGGCAGCACTGAGATGACGCAGACGACGGAGGCCCCGGTGCGCTACGAATACGACCGCATCCCGTATCTCGTTGCCTATCAGAACACTTCGGGTGTGCGCGACGTGTACGGCGGGGTGGCCGAATTGGTGGTGCTGGAAAGCCACCTGCTGCGCCCGAAGGACCCAGAGCCATCAGCCGCCGGAGCCGCCCCGGCGGCGACCAAAGACACCGTGCTGGTGTTCATGCACCCGATCGGCGGCGGCGCATACCTGCCGATGATGAACGCCCTCGCGCGGGCAGGCCATCACGTCATCTACTGCAACAGCCGCTTCCGCGGGACGGACTCCGCGCTGCTGATGGAGAAGGTGGTCGAGGATCTCGGCGAGTGCATCAAGGACGCCAAGAACCGGTTGGGCTACTCGAAGGTGGTGCTGGCCGGGTGGAGCGGCGGCGGTTCGCTGTCGGTGTTCTATCAGCAGCAGGCGCAACACCCGACGGTCACCGCCAGCCCGTCGGGCGACGGCCCGGACCTGACCAAGCTGGGCCTGATCCCAGCCGACGGGCTGATGTTGCTGGCCGCCCACATTAGCCGCCACGGCACGATGACCGAGTGGCTGGACGCGTCGATCCTCGACGAGTCCGACCCGTCGAAGCGGGATCCCGAACTCGACCTCTACAACCCGGACAACCCCAACCAGCCGCCATACACCCCGGAGTTCCTCGACCGCTACCGGCAGGCGCAGATCGACCGCAACCGCCGAATCACCAAGTGGGTCAA
This window harbors:
- a CDS encoding alpha/beta hydrolase family protein — its product is MTQTTEAPVRYEYDRIPYLVAYQNTSGVRDVYGGVAELVVLESHLLRPKDPEPSAAGAAPAATKDTVLVFMHPIGGGAYLPMMNALARAGHHVIYCNSRFRGTDSALLMEKVVEDLGECIKDAKNRLGYSKVVLAGWSGGGSLSVFYQQQAQHPTVTASPSGDGPDLTKLGLIPADGLMLLAAHISRHGTMTEWLDASILDESDPSKRDPELDLYNPDNPNQPPYTPEFLDRYRQAQIDRNRRITKWVKEKLAELKAAGRPDDEFAFVVHGTMADPRWLDPTVDPNEREPGTCYLGDPRVVNNSPVGLARFCTLRSWLSQWSYDDANGDAVQCGPDVAVPTLVIGNLADDACTPSHTRRLFEAIGHHDKEMHEIPGANHYYAGADQRDKLRHAVGVVTDWLHRHGFSL